The following are from one region of the Candidatus Eisenbacteria bacterium genome:
- a CDS encoding 2-C-methyl-D-erythritol 2,4-cyclodiphosphate synthase, producing MSARVGIGYDIHRIAVGRPLVLGGVRFESPWGLDGHSDADVVSHAIGDALLGAMALGDLGTHFPPGEPAWKDASSLDLLARIRALLDAQGARIVNVDAAVAAEAPKLMPMRDRMRENVAFALGLEVAQVSIKATTNERLGAIGRSEGIAAWAVAMVEVG from the coding sequence ATGAGCGCACGAGTGGGCATCGGCTACGACATTCATCGCATCGCGGTGGGGCGACCGCTGGTGCTGGGCGGCGTGCGATTCGAGAGCCCGTGGGGGCTCGATGGACATAGCGATGCCGACGTCGTGTCGCACGCGATCGGAGATGCGCTGCTGGGCGCGATGGCGCTCGGTGATCTGGGCACGCACTTTCCACCCGGCGAACCGGCGTGGAAGGATGCTTCGAGCCTCGACCTGCTGGCGCGCATCCGTGCACTGCTCGATGCCCAGGGCGCGCGCATCGTGAACGTCGATGCGGCAGTCGCCGCCGAGGCGCCCAAACTCATGCCGATGCGCGATCGTATGCGCGAGAACGTCGCGTTCGCACTCGGGCTCGAGGTCGCTCAGGTCTCGATCAAGGCGACCACCAACGAGCGTCTGGGCGCGATCGGGCGCTCGGAAGGGATCGCAGCGTGGGCCGTCGCGATGGTGGAGGTCGGGTGA